Proteins from a genomic interval of Nasonia vitripennis strain AsymCx chromosome 3, Nvit_psr_1.1, whole genome shotgun sequence:
- the LOC100122748 gene encoding uncharacterized protein LOC100122748 isoform X3 — MRVQFVVEDIHNGANVQISQPIVAYATSPESTEQTIFSQPTINVGAQDANAQSEQRQSVYIIKSNDPPIQQTIYNKIDSENSRFQGDNSLKVNQGNWLSTRENNEQFELVIKKEPLPVKSFVPNTVRTQQQITTAQVSAPNVVLQAGPDKKTTRLVPLTKRNSLGGQPVGILRTTLQGVNPHTVKVGKMKRNSTAASNSTISLPVRSRASTGGINANLLTTPPRAPQARPPIHATASQRNSAPLSKNALSPNIPEMGHLSERIKQANLKQRQQNNEQRQLQKQQQPVVAVNSAQRSVQSAQGPVQRQRAMGQLLQRQQNPHQQQQQQQQQQLQLQMLQQQQQPQVAQQNRQIQAAVVDESAEQLMEVDSSDNMVQLERLNCTAKSDPEENSSESVAYLQQEISDPHTTIVQHQITGNEAKMLVILADGQQRLITFEVPKEDCTVQDLLEQVTANIYSTQDPHVSLVSDPTLGINYIVDVTPRTASLEEEQHVTTTTVETTTVVTNVVETKSPGKSNNSSPSTLTHPPPSKTAPKYVEGMLAVCPYCGMSAIDFNTCQRCKRRLPDDVKAIPICSGAPVKKDSTLPPETFYKKGESGVQKPERDAVSKRGRGRGRGVSRPKQVKEPECLTISSDEEDDNRKKRLGVNKDGSSPLSSTHCEESYRIIDKEPIITNDTCINSQNPTSSIKEENLPDPITSNLTTHLPCRTVRIGSYKYAPTDPVLISSAGLKLEVPLLEDDNSFITVDIGPNDLIKALLHFSKSMPVLFFYITPQSALRIRELLGMQDPIGPYFDPAGKDQTHRRITLLPDKILDEPKATLKEIYKHKHEELNAKEANDILVQASPKTKSTQQFITVQNSAKKQTCTTSSISASSNGVIQTITVYPPPPAKGGIAINTEDFICLGEDQFLNDVIIDFYLKYLTLEILSTTDHNRTHVFSSYFYKRLTSPHTQAAENTENLSAAAKRHARVQKWTKNVNIFEKDFIVIPINEHAHWFLAIICYPGLVGTVALKTEQKSTNEKVAEKKKKDVKAKNVRMIGETTITPVNTILLDTNDDGSERDEAEGDDEEMETDSDEEDEAESKADVDQAEKTNCQTPPVKEVNKVPCILIFDSLAGASRCRVVATLRDYLSCEYLAKMGSEKLFSKDTIKGACPRVPQQSNFTDCGLYVLQYVESFFKTPITDYTLPIKTLKTWFEEIIVTRKREEIAKLLTNLVNNTKGDKTINLPKLVFPTQDGQLKQKPEPEVEPKTAKAEAENKKKTLEAAEQKSTVACSTTQSPEINSDPSKSGVSQTTIPQPSNQTLCTTDGNLLEQKEAAAVTTTTTTTKSSTDTMAFLKNKRIPRLQKSSDNPEDKQVAKKHKGESFDSCK, encoded by the exons ATG AGAGTTCAGTTTGTAGTTGAGGATATTCATAATGGTGCAAATGTGCAAATATCCCAACCAATAGTAGCTTACGCTACTTCACCCGAGAGCACTgagcaaacaattttttcacaACCAACAATTAATGTAGGAGCGCAAGATGCTAATGCTCAGTCGGAACAACG GCAAAGTGTGTACATAATTAAATCAAATGACCCACCAATACAGCAAACcatatacaataaaatagaCTCTGAAAACTCAAGGTTTCAAGGTGACAATAGTCTTAAAG TGAATCAAGGAAATTGGTTAAGCACAAGGGAAAATAATGAACAGTTTGAACTGGTGATTAAAAAAGAGCCTTTGCCTGTAAAAAGTTTTGTCCCAAATACTGTAAGGACCCAACAGCAAATTACTACT GCTCAGGTATCAGCGCCCAACGTTGTATTACAAGCTGGACCCGACAAAAAAACAACACGTTTGGTTCCTCTTACAAAACGAAATTCGTTAGGAGGTCAACCTGTTGGAATTTTGAGAACCACCTTACAAGGTGTAAACCCTCACACTGTCAAAGTTGGAAAGATGAAACGTAATTCAACTGCTGCAAGCAATTCGACTATATCTTTACCCGTACGTTCGAGGGCATCAACAGGTGGAATAAACGCGAATTTGTTGACAACACCTCCACGAGCACCTCAGGCACGACCACCCATTCACGCGACTGCGTCTCAGAGAAATTCAGCACCACTGTCGAAAAATGCACTATCTCCAAATATCCCGGAAATGGGCCATTTGAGCGAACGAATAAAACAAGCCAATTTGAAACAGAGACAACAAAACAACGAGCAGCGTCAATTGCAAAAACAACAGCAACCCGTAGTTGCTGTTAATTCTGCTCAACGATCTGTTCAGTCAGCGCAAGGACCTGTTCAAAGACAGAGAGCCATGGGGCAATTATTGCAACGACAGCAAAACccgcatcagcagcagcagcagcagcagcagcaacagttgCAGCTGCAGATGCttcaacaacagcaacaaccaCAAGTGGCACAACAGAATCGGCAAATTCAAGCAGCTGTAGTTGATGAAAGTGCAGAGCAGCTAATGGAAGTTGATTCAAGTGATAATATGGTGCAATTGGAGAGACTGAATTGTACTGCAAAATCAGATCCAGAAGAGAACTCTAGTGAGAGTgttgcttatttacagcaagAAATAAGCGACCCTCACACAACAATAGTGCAACATCAAATTACTGGGAATGAAGCAAAAATGCTTGTTATTTTAGCGGATGGGCAGCAAAGGTTGATTACTTTTGAAGTCCCTAAAGAAGACTGTACCGTCCAAGATCTTCTTGAACAAGTAACG GCAAATATATATTCCACTCAAGATCCTCATGTGTCTTTGGTATCGGATCCAACTCTTGGTATAAACTACATAGTGGATGTTACACCTAGAACAGCAAGCCTTGAAGAAGAACAGCATGTTACTACTACGACTGTGGAAACAACAACAGTTGTTACCAATGTTGTGGAGACAAAATCACC gggtaaaagtaataatagcAGTCCATCAACTTTGACGCACCCACCACCAAGTAAAACG GCACCAAAATATGTTGAGGGGATGCTAGCTGTATGTCCATATTGTGGAATGAGTGCGATTGATTTCAATACCTGCCAAAGGTGTAAAAGAAGATTGCCAGATGACGTTAAAGCTATACCGATTTGTTCTGGTGCACCGGTTAAAAAGGACAGCACTCTGCCACCGGAA acgttttataaaaaaggtgaATCTGGAGTGCAAAAACCTGAACGGGATGCGGTTTCAAAAAGGGGCCGAGGTAGAGGTCGAGGAGTATCGCGACCAAAACAAGTAAAGGAACCAGAATGCTTAACCATATCTTCCGACGAAGAAGATGATAACAGAAAAAAGCGATTAGGAGTCAATAAAGATGGATCAAGTCCACTAAGCTCAACACATTGTGAGGAATCCTACAGGATTATTGATAAAGAACCAATAATTACAAATGATACATGCATTAATAGTCAAAACCCAACGA GTAgtataaaagaagaaaatctacCAGACCCTATAACGAGTAATTTAACTACGCATTTGCCGTGCCGAACTGTAAGAATAGGATCTTATAAATATGCTCCGACTGATCCCGTTCTCATATCGTCTGCAGGCTTGAAACTAGAAGTACCGCTTTTAGAAGATG ATAATTCTTTTATTACTGTTGATATTGGGCCTAACGATTTGATTAAAGCTTTGTTACATTTTTCTAAATCAATGCCCGTTCTATTTTTCTACATAACTCCACAATCTGCATTAAGAATAAGAGAGTTATTAGGAATGCAAGACCCAATAGGCCCATATTTTGATCCTGCTGGCAAGG ACCAGACGCACAGGAGAATAACACTCTTACCTGATAAAATCTTGGACGAACCTAAAGCTACACTCAAAGAAATATACAAACACAAACATGAAGAATTAAATGCAAAAGAAGCTAACGATATTCTTGTACAAGCATCACCGAAAACA AAGAGTACACAACAATTCATCACTGTACAAAATTCTGCGAAAAAGCAAACTTGTACAACATCTTCTATCAGCGCGAGTTCCAATGGAGTTATACAAac tataaCGGTATATCCACCTCCGCCTGCCAAAGGTGGAATTGCTATTAACACTGAAGATTTTATTTGTTTGGGCGAAgatcaatttttaaatgatgTTATTATAGACttttatctaaaatatttAACGCTAGAAATACTTTCGACAACTGACCATAATAGGACTCATGTATTTAGttcgtatttttataaacgactGACAAGTCCGCATACACAAGCGGCAGAAAATACCGAAAATCTATCAGCAGCTGCTAAACGTCACGCAAGAGTTCAAAAGTGGActaaaaatgttaatatttttgaaaaagattttattgttattccTATTAATGAACA TGCACATTGGTTCTTAGCTATTATATGTTATCCTGGTTTAGTTGGCACTGTTGCATTGAAAACTGAACAAAAATCTACCAATGAAAAAGTggctgaaaaaaagaaaaaagatgtGAAAGCTAAAAATGTCAGAATGATCGGCGAAACAACTATCACACCAGTAAATACTATACTATTAGATACGAATGACGACGGATCAGAAAGAGATGAGGCTGAAGGAGATGATGAAGAAATGGAAACTGATAGCGATGAAGAG GATGAAGCTGAGTCCAAAGCAGATGTCGACCAAGCAGAGAAGACAAACTGCCAGACACCACCAGTCAAAGAAGTCAATAAAGT tcCTTGCATATTGATATTTGATTCGCTGGCTGGAGCTAGCAGATGTCGAGTTGTAGCAACGCTAAGAGATTATTTAAGTTGTGAATATCTAGCAAAGATGGGTTCAGAAAAGCTTTTTTCAAAGGACACTATTAAAGGAGCCTGCCCCAGAGTTCCCCAGCAGTCGAATTTTACTGATTGCGGCTTGTACGTTTTGCAATATGTCGAAAGTTTCTTTAAG ACTCCTATCACGGACTACACATTACCAATTAAAACCCTCAAAACATGGTTCGAAGAAATAATTGTTACacgaaaaagagaagaaatagCAAAACTATTGACAAACCTGGTAAACAATACCAAAGGAGATAAGACAATTAATCTTCCGAAATTGGTTTTTCCCACGCAAGATGGACAGTTAAAACAGAAACCCGAACCTGAGGTAGAACCGAAAACAGCGAAAGCAGAAgctgaaaataagaaaaaaactttagAAGCAGCAGAACAAAAATCAACCGTTGCTTGCTCTACGACGCAAAGTCCCGAGATCAATAGTGATCCGAGCAAAAGTGGAGTCTCTCAAACCACTATTCCTCAACCGTCAAACCAGACCTTATGCACAACGGACGGCAACTTACTTGAGCAGAAAGAAGCAGCGGCGgtgacgacaacgacgacaaccACAAA atCATCTACCGATACTATGGCATTCTTAAAGAACAAAAGAATACCAAGGTTACAGAAATCCTCCGACAATCCCGAGGATAAGCAGGTTGCCAAAAAACATAAAGGAGAATCCTTTGATTCCTGTAAATAA
- the LOC100122748 gene encoding sentrin-specific protease 6 isoform X4 — protein MKRNSTAASNSTISLPVRSRASTGGINANLLTTPPRAPQARPPIHATASQRNSAPLSKNALSPNIPEMGHLSERIKQANLKQRQQNNEQRQLQKQQQPVVAVNSAQRSVQSAQGPVQRQRAMGQLLQRQQNPHQQQQQQQQQQLQLQMLQQQQQPQVAQQNRQIQAAVVDESAEQLMEVDSSDNMVQLERLNCTAKSDPEENSSESVAYLQQEISDPHTTIVQHQITGNEAKMLVILADGQQRLITFEVPKEDCTVQDLLEQVTANIYSTQDPHVSLVSDPTLGINYIVDVTPRTASLEEEQHVTTTTVETTTVVTNVVETKSPGKSNNSSPSTLTHPPPSKTAPKYVEGMLAVCPYCGMSAIDFNTCQRCKRRLPDDVKAIPICSGAPVKKDSTLPPETFYKKGESGVQKPERDAVSKRGRGRGRGVSRPKQVKEPECLTISSDEEDDNRKKRLGVNKDGSSPLSSTHCEESYRIIDKEPIITNDTCINSQNPTSSIKEENLPDPITSNLTTHLPCRTVRIGSYKYAPTDPVLISSAGLKLEVPLLEDDNSFITVDIGPNDLIKALLHFSKSMPVLFFYITPQSALRIRELLGMQDPIGPYFDPAGKDQTHRRITLLPDKILDEPKATLKEIYKHKHEELNAKEANDILVQASPKTKSTQQFITVQNSAKKQTCTTSSISASSNGVIQTITVYPPPPAKGGIAINTEDFICLGEDQFLNDVIIDFYLKYLTLEILSTTDHNRTHVFSSYFYKRLTSPHTQAAENTENLSAAAKRHARVQKWTKNVNIFEKDFIVIPINEHAHWFLAIICYPGLVGTVALKTEQKSTNEKVAEKKKKDVKAKNVRMIGETTITPVNTILLDTNDDGSERDEAEGDDEEMETDSDEEDEAESKADVDQAEKTNCQTPPVKEVNKVPCILIFDSLAGASRCRVVATLRDYLSCEYLAKMGSEKLFSKDTIKGACPRVPQQSNFTDCGLYVLQYVESFFKTPITDYTLPIKTLKTWFEEIIVTRKREEIAKLLTNLVNNTKGDKTINLPKLVFPTQDGQLKQKPEPEVEPKTAKAEAENKKKTLEAAEQKSTVACSTTQSPEINSDPSKSGVSQTTIPQPSNQTLCTTDGNLLEQKEAAAVTTTTTTTKSSTDTMAFLKNKRIPRLQKSSDNPEDKQVAKKHKGESFDSCK, from the exons ATGAAACGTAATTCAACTGCTGCAAGCAATTCGACTATATCTTTACCCGTACGTTCGAGGGCATCAACAGGTGGAATAAACGCGAATTTGTTGACAACACCTCCACGAGCACCTCAGGCACGACCACCCATTCACGCGACTGCGTCTCAGAGAAATTCAGCACCACTGTCGAAAAATGCACTATCTCCAAATATCCCGGAAATGGGCCATTTGAGCGAACGAATAAAACAAGCCAATTTGAAACAGAGACAACAAAACAACGAGCAGCGTCAATTGCAAAAACAACAGCAACCCGTAGTTGCTGTTAATTCTGCTCAACGATCTGTTCAGTCAGCGCAAGGACCTGTTCAAAGACAGAGAGCCATGGGGCAATTATTGCAACGACAGCAAAACccgcatcagcagcagcagcagcagcagcagcaacagttgCAGCTGCAGATGCttcaacaacagcaacaaccaCAAGTGGCACAACAGAATCGGCAAATTCAAGCAGCTGTAGTTGATGAAAGTGCAGAGCAGCTAATGGAAGTTGATTCAAGTGATAATATGGTGCAATTGGAGAGACTGAATTGTACTGCAAAATCAGATCCAGAAGAGAACTCTAGTGAGAGTgttgcttatttacagcaagAAATAAGCGACCCTCACACAACAATAGTGCAACATCAAATTACTGGGAATGAAGCAAAAATGCTTGTTATTTTAGCGGATGGGCAGCAAAGGTTGATTACTTTTGAAGTCCCTAAAGAAGACTGTACCGTCCAAGATCTTCTTGAACAAGTAACG GCAAATATATATTCCACTCAAGATCCTCATGTGTCTTTGGTATCGGATCCAACTCTTGGTATAAACTACATAGTGGATGTTACACCTAGAACAGCAAGCCTTGAAGAAGAACAGCATGTTACTACTACGACTGTGGAAACAACAACAGTTGTTACCAATGTTGTGGAGACAAAATCACC gggtaaaagtaataatagcAGTCCATCAACTTTGACGCACCCACCACCAAGTAAAACG GCACCAAAATATGTTGAGGGGATGCTAGCTGTATGTCCATATTGTGGAATGAGTGCGATTGATTTCAATACCTGCCAAAGGTGTAAAAGAAGATTGCCAGATGACGTTAAAGCTATACCGATTTGTTCTGGTGCACCGGTTAAAAAGGACAGCACTCTGCCACCGGAA acgttttataaaaaaggtgaATCTGGAGTGCAAAAACCTGAACGGGATGCGGTTTCAAAAAGGGGCCGAGGTAGAGGTCGAGGAGTATCGCGACCAAAACAAGTAAAGGAACCAGAATGCTTAACCATATCTTCCGACGAAGAAGATGATAACAGAAAAAAGCGATTAGGAGTCAATAAAGATGGATCAAGTCCACTAAGCTCAACACATTGTGAGGAATCCTACAGGATTATTGATAAAGAACCAATAATTACAAATGATACATGCATTAATAGTCAAAACCCAACGA GTAgtataaaagaagaaaatctacCAGACCCTATAACGAGTAATTTAACTACGCATTTGCCGTGCCGAACTGTAAGAATAGGATCTTATAAATATGCTCCGACTGATCCCGTTCTCATATCGTCTGCAGGCTTGAAACTAGAAGTACCGCTTTTAGAAGATG ATAATTCTTTTATTACTGTTGATATTGGGCCTAACGATTTGATTAAAGCTTTGTTACATTTTTCTAAATCAATGCCCGTTCTATTTTTCTACATAACTCCACAATCTGCATTAAGAATAAGAGAGTTATTAGGAATGCAAGACCCAATAGGCCCATATTTTGATCCTGCTGGCAAGG ACCAGACGCACAGGAGAATAACACTCTTACCTGATAAAATCTTGGACGAACCTAAAGCTACACTCAAAGAAATATACAAACACAAACATGAAGAATTAAATGCAAAAGAAGCTAACGATATTCTTGTACAAGCATCACCGAAAACA AAGAGTACACAACAATTCATCACTGTACAAAATTCTGCGAAAAAGCAAACTTGTACAACATCTTCTATCAGCGCGAGTTCCAATGGAGTTATACAAac tataaCGGTATATCCACCTCCGCCTGCCAAAGGTGGAATTGCTATTAACACTGAAGATTTTATTTGTTTGGGCGAAgatcaatttttaaatgatgTTATTATAGACttttatctaaaatatttAACGCTAGAAATACTTTCGACAACTGACCATAATAGGACTCATGTATTTAGttcgtatttttataaacgactGACAAGTCCGCATACACAAGCGGCAGAAAATACCGAAAATCTATCAGCAGCTGCTAAACGTCACGCAAGAGTTCAAAAGTGGActaaaaatgttaatatttttgaaaaagattttattgttattccTATTAATGAACA TGCACATTGGTTCTTAGCTATTATATGTTATCCTGGTTTAGTTGGCACTGTTGCATTGAAAACTGAACAAAAATCTACCAATGAAAAAGTggctgaaaaaaagaaaaaagatgtGAAAGCTAAAAATGTCAGAATGATCGGCGAAACAACTATCACACCAGTAAATACTATACTATTAGATACGAATGACGACGGATCAGAAAGAGATGAGGCTGAAGGAGATGATGAAGAAATGGAAACTGATAGCGATGAAGAG GATGAAGCTGAGTCCAAAGCAGATGTCGACCAAGCAGAGAAGACAAACTGCCAGACACCACCAGTCAAAGAAGTCAATAAAGT tcCTTGCATATTGATATTTGATTCGCTGGCTGGAGCTAGCAGATGTCGAGTTGTAGCAACGCTAAGAGATTATTTAAGTTGTGAATATCTAGCAAAGATGGGTTCAGAAAAGCTTTTTTCAAAGGACACTATTAAAGGAGCCTGCCCCAGAGTTCCCCAGCAGTCGAATTTTACTGATTGCGGCTTGTACGTTTTGCAATATGTCGAAAGTTTCTTTAAG ACTCCTATCACGGACTACACATTACCAATTAAAACCCTCAAAACATGGTTCGAAGAAATAATTGTTACacgaaaaagagaagaaatagCAAAACTATTGACAAACCTGGTAAACAATACCAAAGGAGATAAGACAATTAATCTTCCGAAATTGGTTTTTCCCACGCAAGATGGACAGTTAAAACAGAAACCCGAACCTGAGGTAGAACCGAAAACAGCGAAAGCAGAAgctgaaaataagaaaaaaactttagAAGCAGCAGAACAAAAATCAACCGTTGCTTGCTCTACGACGCAAAGTCCCGAGATCAATAGTGATCCGAGCAAAAGTGGAGTCTCTCAAACCACTATTCCTCAACCGTCAAACCAGACCTTATGCACAACGGACGGCAACTTACTTGAGCAGAAAGAAGCAGCGGCGgtgacgacaacgacgacaaccACAAA atCATCTACCGATACTATGGCATTCTTAAAGAACAAAAGAATACCAAGGTTACAGAAATCCTCCGACAATCCCGAGGATAAGCAGGTTGCCAAAAAACATAAAGGAGAATCCTTTGATTCCTGTAAATAA
- the LOC100122748 gene encoding sentrin-specific protease 6 isoform X5 codes for MKRNSTAASNSTISLPVRSRASTGGINANLLTTPPRAPQARPPIHATASQRNSAPLSKNALSPNIPEMGHLSERIKQANLKQRQQNNEQRQLQKQQQPVVAVNSAQRSVQSAQGPVQRQRAMGQLLQRQQNPHQQQQQQQQQQLQLQMLQQQQQPQVAQQNRQIQAAVVDESAEQLMEVDSSDNMVQLERLNCTAKSDPEENSSESVAYLQQEISDPHTTIVQHQITGNEAKMLVILADGQQRLITFEVPKEDCTVQDLLEQANIYSTQDPHVSLVSDPTLGINYIVDVTPRTASLEEEQHVTTTTVETTTVVTNVVETKSPGKSNNSSPSTLTHPPPSKTAPKYVEGMLAVCPYCGMSAIDFNTCQRCKRRLPDDVKAIPICSGAPVKKDSTLPPETFYKKGESGVQKPERDAVSKRGRGRGRGVSRPKQVKEPECLTISSDEEDDNRKKRLGVNKDGSSPLSSTHCEESYRIIDKEPIITNDTCINSQNPTSSIKEENLPDPITSNLTTHLPCRTVRIGSYKYAPTDPVLISSAGLKLEVPLLEDDNSFITVDIGPNDLIKALLHFSKSMPVLFFYITPQSALRIRELLGMQDPIGPYFDPAGKDQTHRRITLLPDKILDEPKATLKEIYKHKHEELNAKEANDILVQASPKTKSTQQFITVQNSAKKQTCTTSSISASSNGVIQTITVYPPPPAKGGIAINTEDFICLGEDQFLNDVIIDFYLKYLTLEILSTTDHNRTHVFSSYFYKRLTSPHTQAAENTENLSAAAKRHARVQKWTKNVNIFEKDFIVIPINEHAHWFLAIICYPGLVGTVALKTEQKSTNEKVAEKKKKDVKAKNVRMIGETTITPVNTILLDTNDDGSERDEAEGDDEEMETDSDEEDEAESKADVDQAEKTNCQTPPVKEVNKVPCILIFDSLAGASRCRVVATLRDYLSCEYLAKMGSEKLFSKDTIKGACPRVPQQSNFTDCGLYVLQYVESFFKTPITDYTLPIKTLKTWFEEIIVTRKREEIAKLLTNLVNNTKGDKTINLPKLVFPTQDGQLKQKPEPEVEPKTAKAEAENKKKTLEAAEQKSTVACSTTQSPEINSDPSKSGVSQTTIPQPSNQTLCTTDGNLLEQKEAAAVTTTTTTTKSSTDTMAFLKNKRIPRLQKSSDNPEDKQVAKKHKGESFDSCK; via the exons ATGAAACGTAATTCAACTGCTGCAAGCAATTCGACTATATCTTTACCCGTACGTTCGAGGGCATCAACAGGTGGAATAAACGCGAATTTGTTGACAACACCTCCACGAGCACCTCAGGCACGACCACCCATTCACGCGACTGCGTCTCAGAGAAATTCAGCACCACTGTCGAAAAATGCACTATCTCCAAATATCCCGGAAATGGGCCATTTGAGCGAACGAATAAAACAAGCCAATTTGAAACAGAGACAACAAAACAACGAGCAGCGTCAATTGCAAAAACAACAGCAACCCGTAGTTGCTGTTAATTCTGCTCAACGATCTGTTCAGTCAGCGCAAGGACCTGTTCAAAGACAGAGAGCCATGGGGCAATTATTGCAACGACAGCAAAACccgcatcagcagcagcagcagcagcagcagcaacagttgCAGCTGCAGATGCttcaacaacagcaacaaccaCAAGTGGCACAACAGAATCGGCAAATTCAAGCAGCTGTAGTTGATGAAAGTGCAGAGCAGCTAATGGAAGTTGATTCAAGTGATAATATGGTGCAATTGGAGAGACTGAATTGTACTGCAAAATCAGATCCAGAAGAGAACTCTAGTGAGAGTgttgcttatttacagcaagAAATAAGCGACCCTCACACAACAATAGTGCAACATCAAATTACTGGGAATGAAGCAAAAATGCTTGTTATTTTAGCGGATGGGCAGCAAAGGTTGATTACTTTTGAAGTCCCTAAAGAAGACTGTACCGTCCAAGATCTTCTTGAACAA GCAAATATATATTCCACTCAAGATCCTCATGTGTCTTTGGTATCGGATCCAACTCTTGGTATAAACTACATAGTGGATGTTACACCTAGAACAGCAAGCCTTGAAGAAGAACAGCATGTTACTACTACGACTGTGGAAACAACAACAGTTGTTACCAATGTTGTGGAGACAAAATCACC gggtaaaagtaataatagcAGTCCATCAACTTTGACGCACCCACCACCAAGTAAAACG GCACCAAAATATGTTGAGGGGATGCTAGCTGTATGTCCATATTGTGGAATGAGTGCGATTGATTTCAATACCTGCCAAAGGTGTAAAAGAAGATTGCCAGATGACGTTAAAGCTATACCGATTTGTTCTGGTGCACCGGTTAAAAAGGACAGCACTCTGCCACCGGAA acgttttataaaaaaggtgaATCTGGAGTGCAAAAACCTGAACGGGATGCGGTTTCAAAAAGGGGCCGAGGTAGAGGTCGAGGAGTATCGCGACCAAAACAAGTAAAGGAACCAGAATGCTTAACCATATCTTCCGACGAAGAAGATGATAACAGAAAAAAGCGATTAGGAGTCAATAAAGATGGATCAAGTCCACTAAGCTCAACACATTGTGAGGAATCCTACAGGATTATTGATAAAGAACCAATAATTACAAATGATACATGCATTAATAGTCAAAACCCAACGA GTAgtataaaagaagaaaatctacCAGACCCTATAACGAGTAATTTAACTACGCATTTGCCGTGCCGAACTGTAAGAATAGGATCTTATAAATATGCTCCGACTGATCCCGTTCTCATATCGTCTGCAGGCTTGAAACTAGAAGTACCGCTTTTAGAAGATG ATAATTCTTTTATTACTGTTGATATTGGGCCTAACGATTTGATTAAAGCTTTGTTACATTTTTCTAAATCAATGCCCGTTCTATTTTTCTACATAACTCCACAATCTGCATTAAGAATAAGAGAGTTATTAGGAATGCAAGACCCAATAGGCCCATATTTTGATCCTGCTGGCAAGG ACCAGACGCACAGGAGAATAACACTCTTACCTGATAAAATCTTGGACGAACCTAAAGCTACACTCAAAGAAATATACAAACACAAACATGAAGAATTAAATGCAAAAGAAGCTAACGATATTCTTGTACAAGCATCACCGAAAACA AAGAGTACACAACAATTCATCACTGTACAAAATTCTGCGAAAAAGCAAACTTGTACAACATCTTCTATCAGCGCGAGTTCCAATGGAGTTATACAAac tataaCGGTATATCCACCTCCGCCTGCCAAAGGTGGAATTGCTATTAACACTGAAGATTTTATTTGTTTGGGCGAAgatcaatttttaaatgatgTTATTATAGACttttatctaaaatatttAACGCTAGAAATACTTTCGACAACTGACCATAATAGGACTCATGTATTTAGttcgtatttttataaacgactGACAAGTCCGCATACACAAGCGGCAGAAAATACCGAAAATCTATCAGCAGCTGCTAAACGTCACGCAAGAGTTCAAAAGTGGActaaaaatgttaatatttttgaaaaagattttattgttattccTATTAATGAACA TGCACATTGGTTCTTAGCTATTATATGTTATCCTGGTTTAGTTGGCACTGTTGCATTGAAAACTGAACAAAAATCTACCAATGAAAAAGTggctgaaaaaaagaaaaaagatgtGAAAGCTAAAAATGTCAGAATGATCGGCGAAACAACTATCACACCAGTAAATACTATACTATTAGATACGAATGACGACGGATCAGAAAGAGATGAGGCTGAAGGAGATGATGAAGAAATGGAAACTGATAGCGATGAAGAG GATGAAGCTGAGTCCAAAGCAGATGTCGACCAAGCAGAGAAGACAAACTGCCAGACACCACCAGTCAAAGAAGTCAATAAAGT tcCTTGCATATTGATATTTGATTCGCTGGCTGGAGCTAGCAGATGTCGAGTTGTAGCAACGCTAAGAGATTATTTAAGTTGTGAATATCTAGCAAAGATGGGTTCAGAAAAGCTTTTTTCAAAGGACACTATTAAAGGAGCCTGCCCCAGAGTTCCCCAGCAGTCGAATTTTACTGATTGCGGCTTGTACGTTTTGCAATATGTCGAAAGTTTCTTTAAG ACTCCTATCACGGACTACACATTACCAATTAAAACCCTCAAAACATGGTTCGAAGAAATAATTGTTACacgaaaaagagaagaaatagCAAAACTATTGACAAACCTGGTAAACAATACCAAAGGAGATAAGACAATTAATCTTCCGAAATTGGTTTTTCCCACGCAAGATGGACAGTTAAAACAGAAACCCGAACCTGAGGTAGAACCGAAAACAGCGAAAGCAGAAgctgaaaataagaaaaaaactttagAAGCAGCAGAACAAAAATCAACCGTTGCTTGCTCTACGACGCAAAGTCCCGAGATCAATAGTGATCCGAGCAAAAGTGGAGTCTCTCAAACCACTATTCCTCAACCGTCAAACCAGACCTTATGCACAACGGACGGCAACTTACTTGAGCAGAAAGAAGCAGCGGCGgtgacgacaacgacgacaaccACAAA atCATCTACCGATACTATGGCATTCTTAAAGAACAAAAGAATACCAAGGTTACAGAAATCCTCCGACAATCCCGAGGATAAGCAGGTTGCCAAAAAACATAAAGGAGAATCCTTTGATTCCTGTAAATAA